From one Streptomyces sp. Q6 genomic stretch:
- a CDS encoding glutamate dehydrogenase produces MTTPTAPLFQLTWTDHVTGRTGHLVVDRLVRGVSSGGLRMRPGCTVEEVAGLARGMTMKEALHYNPEGRYIPLGGAKGGIDCDPRSPEAYGVLVRYLRAMRPYIESFWTTGEDLGLTQDLVDKAAAEAGLVSSIQAVYPLLDDEQAARARLADAFALDVDGIGLDELVGGCGVAESVLAALDRAGIAHEGTRVALQGLGTMGGATARFLARAGLKVVAVADLKGTIANADGLDVEALLAARDAYGTVERAALRPEDRELPGDAWLSADADVLVPAAVSYAIDASNEDRITARWIVEAANMPVVAEAEELLARRGITVLPDVVVNSGTNAWWWWTLFGDIGADADEAFAYTRRSMRALIDQMLARAEADGTTPRAAAHAIVADRLPVIAERFGWYR; encoded by the coding sequence ATGACCACCCCCACGGCCCCGCTGTTCCAGCTCACCTGGACCGACCATGTCACCGGCCGCACCGGCCATCTGGTGGTCGACCGCCTGGTCCGCGGCGTCTCCAGCGGTGGCCTGCGCATGCGTCCCGGCTGCACCGTCGAGGAGGTCGCCGGACTCGCGCGGGGCATGACGATGAAGGAGGCCCTGCATTACAACCCCGAAGGGCGCTACATCCCCCTCGGCGGTGCCAAGGGCGGCATCGACTGCGACCCGCGCTCCCCTGAGGCGTACGGCGTCCTCGTGCGCTACCTGCGCGCCATGCGCCCGTACATCGAGTCCTTCTGGACGACGGGCGAGGATCTCGGCCTCACCCAGGACCTGGTCGACAAGGCGGCCGCCGAGGCGGGTCTCGTCTCGTCCATCCAGGCGGTCTACCCGCTGCTCGACGACGAGCAGGCCGCCCGCGCGCGGCTCGCCGACGCGTTCGCGCTCGACGTCGACGGGATCGGCCTCGACGAACTCGTCGGCGGCTGCGGTGTCGCCGAGTCGGTGCTCGCCGCGCTCGACCGCGCGGGCATCGCCCACGAGGGCACCCGTGTCGCGCTCCAGGGCCTCGGCACCATGGGCGGTGCCACGGCCCGCTTCCTCGCCCGCGCGGGCCTGAAGGTCGTCGCGGTCGCCGACTTGAAGGGCACGATCGCGAACGCCGACGGGCTCGACGTGGAGGCGCTGCTCGCCGCCCGCGACGCGTACGGCACGGTGGAGCGCGCCGCGCTGCGCCCCGAGGACCGTGAACTGCCGGGCGACGCCTGGCTGTCGGCCGACGCCGACGTGCTCGTACCGGCCGCGGTCTCGTACGCGATCGACGCCTCCAACGAGGACCGGATCACGGCCCGCTGGATCGTGGAGGCGGCCAACATGCCGGTCGTCGCGGAGGCGGAGGAGCTCCTCGCGCGGCGCGGCATCACGGTCCTGCCGGACGTGGTCGTCAACTCCGGTACGAACGCCTGGTGGTGGTGGACCCTGTTCGGCGACATCGGCGCCGACGCGGACGAGGCGTTCGCCTACACGCGGCGTTCCATGCGGGCGCTGATCGACCAGATGCTGGCCCGCGCGGAGGCCGACGGGACGACGCCGCGGGCCGCCGCGCACGCCATCGTCGCCGACCGGCTGCCCGTCATCGCGGAACGTTTCGGGTGGTACAGGTGA
- a CDS encoding MBL fold metallo-hydrolase, with protein MSRSLSSGLRSLQPAAFGAESTGARLERIHKSPNFSDGAFQNPQAAKIRPDGSMVDFAKVFFRKEERALRAPVGTVPVHATTLADLSKPSVDGLRITWMGHSSVLAEIDGVRVLFDPVWGERCSPFSFAGPKRLHPAPLPLAALGPVDVVVISHDHYDHLDMPTIKELAGTDTLFAVPLGVGAHLEHWGVPADRLRELDWHESAEVGGVTLTATPARHFCGRGMRNPQHTLWASWVVAGPEHRIYHSGDTGYFPGFKDIGAEHGPFDLTMIQIGAYSNHWRDGHTGRTPLPGAWPDIHMTPAEGVRAHLDLQGGTPHGVLMPIHWGTFNLSLHPWAEPGEWTADAAREAEQVLAVPRPGEPFEPAGRIPTDRWWRAVSAPLAHPWRPREGDEKGALAAKPVEGELDLAGDR; from the coding sequence GTGTCACGTTCCCTGAGTTCCGGACTGCGTTCGTTGCAGCCCGCCGCCTTCGGCGCCGAGTCGACGGGCGCCCGCCTGGAGCGCATTCACAAGTCGCCGAACTTCTCGGACGGCGCCTTCCAGAACCCGCAGGCGGCGAAGATCCGGCCGGACGGCTCCATGGTCGACTTCGCGAAGGTCTTCTTCCGCAAGGAGGAGCGCGCCCTGCGCGCCCCCGTGGGCACCGTCCCGGTGCACGCCACGACCCTCGCCGACCTGTCGAAGCCCTCCGTCGACGGGCTCCGGATCACCTGGATGGGGCACTCCAGCGTGCTCGCCGAGATCGACGGCGTGCGGGTGCTCTTCGACCCGGTGTGGGGCGAGCGGTGCTCCCCCTTCTCCTTCGCGGGCCCCAAGCGGCTGCACCCCGCGCCGCTGCCGCTCGCCGCGCTCGGCCCCGTCGACGTGGTCGTCATCTCCCACGACCACTACGACCACCTGGACATGCCCACGATCAAGGAGCTGGCCGGCACGGACACCCTGTTCGCCGTGCCGCTCGGCGTCGGCGCCCACCTGGAGCACTGGGGTGTCCCGGCCGACCGGCTGCGCGAGCTCGACTGGCACGAGTCGGCCGAGGTCGGGGGAGTGACCCTCACGGCGACGCCCGCCCGCCACTTCTGCGGCCGCGGCATGCGCAACCCACAGCACACCCTGTGGGCGTCGTGGGTCGTGGCGGGGCCCGAGCACCGGATCTACCACAGCGGTGACACCGGCTACTTCCCGGGCTTCAAAGACATCGGCGCCGAGCACGGCCCGTTCGACCTGACCATGATCCAGATCGGCGCGTACTCCAACCACTGGCGGGACGGCCACACCGGGCGCACCCCGCTGCCCGGCGCGTGGCCCGACATCCACATGACGCCCGCCGAAGGTGTGCGGGCCCACCTCGACCTCCAGGGTGGCACGCCGCACGGCGTCCTGATGCCGATCCACTGGGGCACCTTCAACCTGTCGCTCCACCCCTGGGCCGAGCCGGGCGAGTGGACGGCGGACGCGGCGCGGGAAGCGGAGCAGGTGCTCGCCGTCCCGCGCCCCGGAGAGCCCTTCGAACCGGCCGGGCGAATCCCGACGGATCGGTGGTGGCGAGCGGTGTCCGCGCCCCTCGCGCATCCCTGGCGTCCGCGCGAGGGCGACGAGAAGGGGGCTCTGGCGGCGAAGCCGGTCGAGGGCGAGCTGGATCTGGCGGGGGATCGCTGA
- a CDS encoding thiamine pyrophosphate-dependent enzyme, with protein sequence MTAEPVRLTGGEAVVRALAAHGVTRAFGIPGTHNLEIYRHLTAYGIAHVAPRHEQGAGYAADAHARVTGTAGVAITTTGPALLNITAAVGQAYSDSVPLLVISPGMPLRHPRQSTGLLHETRSQSEALRNVAAFSHRVSSVEEIGAAVARAFTLFRTERPRPVHIEVPLDLLEAAEPAGPVRLAPPTAPAVPDARALAAAADLMARAERPALVLGGGARGAGPVCLALAEQWGAPVVTTANGKAVVDERHPLSLGVSLHSPAVHRWLADRDVVLAVGTELAESDLWADLPPLQGKLIRVDLDPAQMYAGIPADVALVGDAAATLDALKVVGGGAPDLIHEEAATLRATRDDETRVRDAAWVPYLEVIGATLAPDAIVTSDSAQCCYYGALPHLLLGPRARYLHPTGFGTLGYALPAAIGAKAAHPDRQVVALSGDGGLQFTVQELATAAELRLPLPVVVFDNAGYGEIRDEMAARGDTPVAVDHARVDLPALARAYGGHGAVAHSPDELATLLARALTTAGPTLITVPEETA encoded by the coding sequence GTGACGGCCGAGCCGGTGCGGCTGACCGGCGGCGAGGCCGTCGTACGCGCCCTCGCCGCGCACGGCGTGACCCGCGCCTTCGGCATCCCCGGCACCCACAACCTGGAGATCTACCGCCATCTGACGGCGTACGGCATCGCGCACGTGGCCCCGCGCCACGAACAGGGCGCGGGGTACGCGGCGGACGCCCACGCGCGCGTGACGGGCACCGCGGGCGTCGCGATCACCACGACGGGCCCGGCCCTGCTGAACATCACGGCCGCCGTCGGCCAGGCGTACTCCGACAGCGTGCCACTGCTGGTGATCTCGCCCGGCATGCCGCTGCGCCACCCGCGCCAGTCGACGGGCCTGCTGCACGAGACGCGCAGTCAGAGCGAGGCGCTGCGCAACGTGGCCGCGTTCAGCCACCGGGTCTCCTCCGTGGAGGAGATCGGGGCGGCGGTGGCGCGTGCCTTCACTCTGTTCCGTACGGAGCGGCCGCGTCCGGTGCACATAGAAGTGCCGCTCGACCTCCTGGAGGCGGCGGAACCGGCGGGCCCGGTACGGCTGGCCCCGCCCACCGCCCCGGCCGTGCCCGACGCGCGGGCGCTCGCGGCGGCGGCCGACCTGATGGCGCGTGCCGAGCGTCCGGCCCTGGTCCTCGGCGGCGGCGCGCGCGGTGCGGGCCCCGTGTGCCTGGCGCTGGCCGAGCAGTGGGGCGCGCCGGTGGTGACCACGGCGAACGGCAAGGCGGTGGTGGACGAGCGCCATCCGCTGTCGCTGGGTGTGTCCCTGCACAGCCCGGCGGTCCACCGGTGGCTGGCCGACCGGGACGTGGTCCTGGCCGTCGGCACGGAGCTCGCGGAGTCGGACCTGTGGGCCGATCTGCCGCCTCTCCAAGGGAAGTTGATCCGCGTCGATCTCGATCCGGCGCAGATGTATGCGGGCATTCCGGCGGACGTCGCGCTGGTAGGTGACGCGGCCGCCACGCTGGACGCCCTGAAGGTCGTCGGTGGTGGCGCCCCTGACCTCATCCACGAAGAGGCGGCGACGCTGCGCGCCACGCGTGACGACGAGACCCGCGTGCGGGACGCCGCATGGGTCCCGTACCTGGAGGTGATCGGCGCGACACTCGCCCCGGACGCGATCGTCACCTCCGACAGCGCCCAGTGCTGCTACTACGGCGCCCTGCCGCACCTCCTCCTCGGCCCGCGGGCCCGCTATCTGCACCCGACCGGCTTCGGCACCCTCGGTTACGCCCTGCCCGCCGCGATCGGTGCCAAGGCCGCCCACCCGGACCGGCAGGTCGTGGCGCTGAGCGGCGACGGTGGCCTCCAGTTCACCGTCCAAGAGCTGGCCACGGCCGCCGAGCTGCGACTGCCGCTCCCCGTCGTCGTGTTCGACAACGCGGGCTACGGGGAGATCCGCGACGAGATGGCGGCCCGCGGCGACACCCCCGTGGCCGTCGACCACGCGCGCGTGGACCTGCCCGCGCTCGCCCGCGCCTACGGGGGCCACGGCGCCGTCGCCCACTCCCCCGACGAGCTGGCGACCCTCCTGGCCCGTGCCCTCACCACCGCGGGCCCCACTCTGATCACCGTCCCCGAGGAGACCGCATGA
- a CDS encoding acyl-CoA dehydrogenase family protein has product MSELPTELVPLTPEQRAVVELARSFAADEIRPRARAVDEADIETPWDLWHKAAKVGITGFMLPQEYGGGGFTDVFTQVLVQEELCVGDLGIGNLLCSNGFFADPVLALGSEEQKRAWLTPLTGPDSPMTSLATTEPGAGSDAASITTAAIRTAGGYLLNGQKAWISNAGEAGQYVVFAKTDPTRRSHGVSAFLLPKETEGLTFGEPMRKMGQRAIVCREMFFSDAFVPEENRLGDEGQGFAGLMRTFDISRAVLGAAATGVARAAYEYARDYARTRVQFGKPIIEHQAVAFRLADMRTRIEQSRLMTWRAARRLDAGLDATAEAAMAKLTASETAAFCTWAAVQTLGGWGYSREFPVEQWMRDAKLEEIEEGTSDIMRLVISRSL; this is encoded by the coding sequence ATGTCGGAACTCCCCACCGAGCTGGTCCCGCTCACCCCCGAGCAGCGCGCCGTCGTGGAGCTCGCGCGGTCGTTCGCCGCCGACGAGATACGCCCGCGCGCGCGTGCCGTCGACGAGGCGGACATCGAGACGCCCTGGGACCTGTGGCACAAGGCCGCCAAGGTCGGCATCACGGGGTTCATGCTTCCGCAGGAGTACGGGGGCGGAGGCTTCACCGACGTCTTCACACAGGTGCTCGTCCAGGAGGAGCTGTGCGTCGGCGACCTGGGCATCGGCAACCTGCTCTGCTCCAACGGCTTCTTCGCCGACCCGGTGCTCGCGCTCGGCTCCGAGGAGCAGAAGCGCGCCTGGCTGACCCCGCTGACCGGCCCCGACTCCCCCATGACCTCGCTCGCGACCACCGAGCCGGGCGCCGGCTCGGACGCCGCCTCCATCACGACGGCGGCGATCCGCACGGCCGGCGGCTATCTGCTGAACGGCCAGAAGGCGTGGATCTCGAACGCGGGCGAGGCCGGCCAGTACGTGGTGTTCGCCAAGACCGATCCGACGCGGCGCTCGCACGGAGTGAGCGCCTTCTTGTTGCCGAAGGAGACCGAGGGGCTCACCTTCGGTGAGCCGATGCGCAAGATGGGCCAGCGCGCCATCGTGTGCCGCGAGATGTTCTTCTCCGACGCGTTCGTCCCCGAGGAGAACCGGCTCGGCGACGAGGGCCAGGGCTTCGCCGGTCTGATGCGCACCTTCGACATCTCCCGCGCGGTGCTGGGCGCGGCGGCCACCGGCGTGGCCCGCGCCGCCTACGAGTACGCACGCGACTACGCGCGCACGCGCGTGCAGTTCGGCAAGCCGATCATCGAGCACCAGGCGGTCGCCTTCCGCCTCGCGGACATGCGCACCCGGATCGAGCAGTCCCGGCTCATGACGTGGCGCGCGGCCCGCCGTCTGGACGCGGGCCTGGACGCCACCGCCGAAGCGGCCATGGCGAAGCTCACGGCGTCGGAGACGGCCGCCTTCTGTACCTGGGCGGCGGTGCAGACGCTGGGCGGCTGGGGCTACTCACGCGAGTTCCCGGTCGAACAGTGGATGCGGGACGCCAAGTTGGAGGAGATCGAGGAGGGCACCTCCGACATCATGCGCCTGGTCATCTCGAGGTCGCTGTGA